One Setaria italica strain Yugu1 chromosome II, Setaria_italica_v2.0, whole genome shotgun sequence DNA segment encodes these proteins:
- the LOC105913892 gene encoding pentatricopeptide repeat-containing protein At3g18020 encodes MGTANPPLPSLQPQHQQPDLLRLVDDLCASGRAAEAHHRVSLLLLSAASRLDARAADALLRRLLRARTPLLTLRLVQAAALVPSLPNYNRLLAHLCRADPPAIPVLLAHRLHLRMRVPPNASSYAALLGGYARVPDPRAAQKLLDEMPQRGLVPTSLARSFLVKAFLRARDVYAAMDLVDNNLWPTMADSDGHQLSEDQEVTNAAFANLVQCLCDEGFFHVVFRIAEEMPQRRCHVADEFAYAQMIDSLCRSGQHHGASRIVYIMRKRGLCPSAVSYNCIVHGLCTSPKPGACLRAHQLVMEGTLFGYRPREVTYKVLVDKLCRENELAKAKDVLELMLQHTIQCGQDEGGDAGDETRTRIYNVFLGALRAMDNPSEQLGVLVSMLQAGCKPDVITMNTVIHGFCKSGRAQEARRILNDMLNGKFCAPDVVTFTTLISGYLDAGDHAEALNVLHTLMPRRRCSPTVVTYNCVLKGLFGHGQVDTAMQVLEDMNANNVAADSVTHTVVIKGLCDVGQLEKAKELWDNVVWPSGIHDEYVYSAIFRGLCKHRKLEQACDFLYELVDCGVAPGVVCYNILIDAACKQGLKKQAYLLVKEMKRNGLTPDAVTWRILGKLHHYEEEEQEGHQPPTADVGQSYADDTVEPLIMTKEMPLLPPLPSSKNVYEINENNSPAEINKEVGYLTHMANNNKAKAEEVEYSTKMTVEEPPDNTNPTRGTKVGKGDITWGDGLKKPDNQPLIREPLSRVAKKVFGIL; translated from the coding sequence atgGGTACCGCGAATCCTCCATTGCCATCCCTGCAACCGCAACACCAGCAGCCGGACCTGCTCCGCCTGGTGGACGACCTCTGCGCGTCGGGCCGCGCCGCGGAGGCGCACCACCgcgtctccctcctcctcctctccgccgcgtCCCGCCTcgacgcgcgcgcggcggacgccctcctgcgccgcctcctccgcgcccgcACGCCGCTCCTCACGCTCCGTCTCGTCCAGGCCGCCGCGCTCGTCCCCTCGCTCCCCAACTACAACCGCCTCCTCGCGCACCTCTGCCGCGCCGACCCGCCGGCGATCCCCGTCCTCCTCGcgcaccgcctccacctccggaTGCGCGTGCCTCCCAACGCCTCATCCTACGCCGCGCTCCTCGGCGGATACGCGCGGGTCCCCGACCCCCGCGCCGCGCAGAAGCTGCTCGACGAAATGCCCCAACGCGGGTTGGTCCCCACCTCCCTCGCACGCTCGTTCCTCGTCAAGGCGTTCCTCCGCGCCCGCGACGTCTATGCCGCAATGGACCTCGTCGACAACAATCTCTGGCCGACCATGGCAGACTCAGACGGCCATCAGCTTTCAGAGGACCAGGAGGTCACAAACGCCGCGTTCGCCAATCTGGTGCAGTGCCTGTGCGACGAGGGATTCTTCCACGTCGTTTTCCGGATCGCCGAGGAGATGCCGCAGAGGCGGTGCCACGTGGCTGACGAGTTTGCCTACGCGCAGATGATTGACTCGCTGTGCCGATCAGGGCAGCACCATGGCGCGTCCAGGATAGTGTACATAATGAGGAAGAGGGGTCTGTGCCCAAGCGCCGTCTCCTACAACTGCATCGTTCACGGGCTGTGCACCAGCCCAAAGCCTGGGGCATGCCTGAGGGCGCACCAGCTGGTGATGGAAGGCACACTTTTTGGGTATCGCCCAAGGGAGGTGACATACAAGGTGCTCGTGGACAAGCTGTGCCGTGAGAATGAGCTCGCCAAGGCGAAGGATGTCCTGGAGCTGATGCTACAACACACCATTCAGTGTGGCCAGGACGAGGGTGGAGATGCTGGCGACGAAACCAGGACAAGGATATACAATGTGTTTCTTGGAGCCCTGCGTGCCATGGACAACCCAAGTGAGCAACTTGGCGTGCTTGTATCCATGCTGCAGGCTGGATGCAAGCCGGATGTGATCACCATGAACACTGTCATCCATGGCTTCTGCAAATCTGGGAGGGCCCAGGAGGCTAGGAGGATCCTCAACGACATGCTCAACGGAAAGTTTTGTGCTCCTGATGTTGTTACCTTCACCACTCTCATATCTGGATATCTGGATGCAGGTGATCATGCAGAAGCCCTCAATGTGCTGCACACTTTGATGCCTAGGCGCCGGTGCTCCCCTACTGTTGTCACTTACAATTGTGTCCTCAAGGGACTGTTTGGCCATGGGCAAGTTGATACAGCAATGCAGGTGCTTGAGGATATGAATGCCAATAACGTTGCAGCTGATTCTGTGACTCATACTGTGGTGATCAAAGGGCTCTGTGATGTGGGGCAGCTTGAGAAGGCAAAGGAATTATGGGACAATGTCGTCTGGCCATCAGGGATACATGATGAATATGTGTACAGTGCAATCTTCAGAGGTCTCTGCAAACATAGGAAACTGGAACAGGCATGCGATTTCTTGTATGAATTGGTGGATTGTGGGGTTGCTCCCGGTGTAGTGTGCTACAACATACTCATAGATGCTGCCTGCAAGCAGGGATTGAAGAAGCAAGCATATCTGTTAGTTAAGGAGATGAAAAGAAATGGCCTCACACCGGATGCTGTCACTTGGAGGATTCTTGGCAAATTGCATCACTatgaagaggaagaacaagAGGGGCACCAGCCTCCGACGGCTGATGTAGGTCAAAGTTATGCAGATGACACAGTGGAGCCTCTCATCATGACTAAAGAGATGCCTTTGCTGCCGCCTTTGCCGTCGTCCAAAAATGTCTATGAAATTAATGAGAATAATAGCCCTGCTGAGATTAATAAAGAGGTTGGTTATTTAACACATATGGCTAATAATAACAAAGCCAAGGCTGAGGAGGTTGAATACTCAACAAAAATGACTGTGGAGGAACCACCAGATAATACCAATCCAACAAGGGGAACAAAAGTTGGCAAGGGTGATATAACTTGGGGAGATGGGCTTAAGAAGCCAGATAATCAACCTTTAATAAGAGAACCACTCTCTAGAGTAGCAAAAAAGGTGTTTGGGATACTGTAG
- the LOC101773035 gene encoding phylloplanin has protein sequence MASKAVLLLAAAAVAAACVLGTSEARLGKLGRLVITGVVPCNTGSLIDIATSPVFPNADVELRCAGRMVAGATTNTNGTFSMELDMTSALAAFIGGCTLVVDTPLIKCNADLTDVGTLVSYLQGPLTRLLGGIFHLFPAGFSFHARRE, from the exons ATGGCATCCAAGGCCGTCCTTCtcctcgcggcggccgcggtcgcCGCGGCGTGCGTTCTCGGCACCTCGGAGGCCAGGCTCGGCAAGCTAGGCCGGCTCGTCATCACCGGCGTCGTGCCCTGCAACACCGGCAGCCTCATCGACATCGCCACCTCCCCCGTCTTCCCGA ACGCGGACGTGGAGCTGCGGTGCGCGGGAAGGATGGTGGCGGGCGCGACCACCAACACCAACGGGACCTTCTCCATGGAGCTGGACATGACGAGCGCGCTGGCGGCCTTCATCGGCGGGTGCACGCTGGTGGTGGACACGCCGCTCATCAAGTGCAACGCCGACCTCACCGACGTCGGGACCCTCGTCTCCTACCTGCAGGGCCCGCTCACGCGGCTGCTCGGCGGCATCTTCCACCTCTTCCCCGCCGGATTCTCCTTCCACGCCCGGCGAGAATAA